The Seriola aureovittata isolate HTS-2021-v1 ecotype China chromosome 12, ASM2101889v1, whole genome shotgun sequence genome window below encodes:
- the LOC130179518 gene encoding peroxiredoxin-6-like isoform X2 gives MPGLLLGDVFPDFEAETTTGKIKLHEFLGDSDYTPVCTTELGRAARLHSEFSKRGVKMIALSVDCLEDHHGWTTDILAYNCEEFDGCSLPFPIIADSQRELAVALGMLDPDEKDKDGMPVTARCVFIIGPDKRLKLSLLYPATTGRNFDEILRVVDSLQLTAGRKVATPADWRPGDCVMVPPSMSEEEATSLFPAGVYTKDLPSGKKYLRYTPQPEAQQ, from the exons ATGCCGGGACTGCTGCTCGGAGATGTATTTCCTGATTTCGAGGCAGAGACCACCACTGGCAAAATTAAACTCCACGAGTTTCTGGGTGATTC AGACTACACCCCCGTGTGCACCACAGAGCTGGGTCGAGCTGCCAGGCTGCACAGCGAGTTCAGTAAACGCGGCGTCAAGATGATCGCCCTGTCCGTCGACTGCCTGGAGGATCACCATGGCTGGACCACG GACATCCTGGCCTACAACTGTGAGGAGTTTGACGGCTGCTCGCTGCCCTTTCCCATCATAGCGGACAGTCAACGGGAGCTGGCAGTGGCCCTGGGCATGCTGGACCCAGACGAGAAGGACAAAGACGGCATGCCAGTCACTGCCCGCTGT GTGTTTATCATCGGCCCAGACAAAAGGCTGAAACTGTCACTGCTCTACCCCGCCACCACAGGACGCAATTTTGATGAGATCTTGCGGGTGGTGGATTCGCTCCAGCTCACAGCAGGGAGAAAAGTGGCTACGCCCGCTGACTGGAGG CCTGGGGACTGTGTGATGGTTCCTCCGAGCATGTCTGAGGAGGAGGCCACCTCTTTGTTTCCAGCTGGCGTCTACACCAAAGACCTGCCCTCTGGCAAGAAGTACCTGCGCTACACTCCCCAGCCAGAAGCACAACAGTGA
- the LOC130179128 gene encoding myocilin-like — protein sequence MWLQVSLLCLSCLILSCQSQAEDRASLRRSNDPTGRCHYTFTVASPQESSCPGGGVKPEMDGVLSRLTLLEALVSRLIAGADGGTGGSAIESNGEEGLQEAYAQVTGERNQLQQDKERLSRQIQELQRRVGELSQEAESLRQQPCKQTHTSGGAQRESRPASDPAYDFGNGAYQEMKAEVTEVPASHLIPEGNHNFTGCGELLSVGDPVLHRKADSITGKYGVWLQDPEPQGPLYTNKTVWRIDAVGKDVRQLFAYEDMEQFSRGFPMKVLVLPEPVESTGATMYRGSMYYQRKRSRTLIRYDLASESLASRLDLPHAGFHGQHPYSWGGYTDIDLAVDEQGLWAIYSTSKAKGAIVISQLDPESLEVKKSWETNIRKNTVANAFMVCGRLYTVASYTAPNTTINFVFDTATGVGRAVAVPFKNKYRYNSMLDYNHARRKLYAWDNFHMVTYDIRQGRASHGSS from the exons ATGTGGCTCCAAGTGTCTCTCCTGTGTCTGTCCTGCTTAATTCTGTCATGCCAGAGCCAGGCTGAAGACCGAGCCTCCCTCCGCCGCTCCAATGACCCTACTGGACGCTGCCACTACACCTTCACCGTGGCCAGTCCACAGGAGTCCAGCTGCCCTGGAGGCGGCGTGAAACCCGAAATGGACGGAGTCTTGTCCCGGCTCACACTGCTGGAGGCTTTGGTCAGCCGGCTCATAGCAGGAGCGGATGGAGGCACTGGCGGGAGTGCGATTGAGTCTAATGGTGAAGAGGGTCTCCAGGAAGCTTATGCCCAGGTTACTGGGGAAAGAAACCAGCTGCAACAGGACAAGGAGCGTCTGAGCAGGCAGAtccaggagctgcagaggagggtGGGCGAGCTGAGCCAGGAGGCAGAGAGCCTCAGGCAGCAGCCctgcaagcaaacacacacctcagggGGGGCTCAGCGTGAGAGCAGACCTGCCAGTG ACCCTGCATATGATTTTGGGAATGGGGCGTACCAGGAGATGAAGGCTGAGGTGACAGAGGTTCCAGCATCCCACCTCATTCCTGAAGGAAATCACAACTTCACGG GCTGTGGAGAGCTGCTGTCAGTGGGAGACCCTGTGTTGCACAGGAAGGCTGACAGCATCACCGGTAAATATGGAGTGTGGCTGCAAGATCCCGAGCCTCAGGGCCCTCTTTACACCAACAAGACTGTGTGGCGTATCGACGCAGTGGGCAAAGACGTCCGTCAGCTCTTTGCATACGAAGACATGGAACAGTTCTCCCGAGGCTTCCCTATGAAGGTCCTGGTTCTGCCGGAGCCTGTGGAAAGCACAGGGGCAACCATGTACCGTGGCTCCATGTACTACCAGCGCAAACGCAGCCGTACCCTGATCCGCTACGACCTGGCCTCTGAGAGCCTGGCATCACGTCTGGACCTGCCTCATGCTGGCTTCCATGGCCAGCACCCTTACTCCTGGGGAGGCTACACCGACATCGACCTGGCAGTGGATGAACAAGGCTTGTGGGCTATCTACAGCACAAGCAAAGCAAAAGGTGCCATTGTGATTTCACAACTGGACCCCGAGAGCCTGGAAGTGAAGAAGAGCTGGGAGACCAACATCAGGAAGAACACAGTGGCCAATGCTTTCATGGTGTGTGGACGTCTGTACACAGTGGCCAGCTACACCGCACCCAACACCACCATCAACTTTGTGTTTGACACAGCCACCGGCGTGGGGCGGGCAGTGGCCGTGCCCTTCAAGAACAAGTACCGTTACAACAGCATGTTGGACTACAACCACGCCCGGAGGAAGCTGTATGCTTGGGACAACTTCCACATGGTCACCTATGACATCAGACAGGGCAGGGCCAGCCATGGCAGCAGCTAa
- the LOC130179517 gene encoding polyisoprenoid diphosphate/phosphate phosphohydrolase PLPP6-like, with the protein MSSPASRRNSCRGTACGSRSSSECHVRRRGSSCSYSSSGAQTEDFSASVSQPMFTITLRFLLAIDLWVSKRLGVCACEESPWGSIRPLVRLVEFSGHVIPWLVGTLYTLLRGETVAEQEIMLNLALALLLDLLLVRVVKTLVRRRRPAQSRSDILSTFFVERYSFPSGHATRAAMCARFLLAQLVDTASMRVLVVGWAALVSLSRLLLARHYVTDVGFGLVMGYCQYGLVERLWLTWDSRT; encoded by the exons ATGTCCTCACCAGCGTCCAGACGGAATAGCTGCCGTGGAACTGCGTGTGGGAGCCGCTCATCATCTGAGTGCCATGTCCGCCGCCGGGGCTCCAGCTGCTCTTACTCTTCCTCTGGCGCTCAAACCGAAGACTTTTCCGCCAGTGTGAGTCAGCCCATGTTCACCATAACGCTCCGGTTTTTGCTGGCGATAGATCTGTGGGTGTCCAAGCGGCTCGGGGTGTGCGCTTGTGAGGAGTCTCCGTGGGGCAGCATACGGCCCCTGGTGCGGCTGGTGGAGTTCTCCGGGCATGTCATCCCGTGGCTCGTCGGCACTCTGTACACTCTGCTCCGGGGAGAGACGGTGGCGGAGCAGGAGATCATGCTGAATCTGGCCCTGG CTCTGTTGTTGGATCTGCTGCTGGTCAGAGTTGTGAAGACTCTGGTCAGACGTCGCAGGCCAGCCCAGAGCCGCTCTGACATCCTCTCCACATTCTTCGTGGAGCGCTACTCCTTCCCTTCAGGCCACGCCACGCGGGCGGCCATGTGTGCCCGGTTCCTCCTAGCCCAGCTGGTGGACACAGCCTCCATGCGGGTCCTGGTGGTGGGATGGGCCGCTCTGGTGAGCCTGTCCCGGCTGCTGCTTGCCAGACACTATGTGACAGATGTGGGCTTTGGCTTGGTTATGGGTTATTGCCAGTACGGCTTGGTGGAAAGGCTGTGGTTGACCTGGGACTCCAGGACATGA
- the LOC130179518 gene encoding peroxiredoxin-6-like isoform X1, which produces MPGLLLGDVFPDFEAETTTGKIKLHEFLGDSWAVLFSHPRDYTPVCTTELGRAARLHSEFSKRGVKMIALSVDCLEDHHGWTTDILAYNCEEFDGCSLPFPIIADSQRELAVALGMLDPDEKDKDGMPVTARCVFIIGPDKRLKLSLLYPATTGRNFDEILRVVDSLQLTAGRKVATPADWRPGDCVMVPPSMSEEEATSLFPAGVYTKDLPSGKKYLRYTPQPEAQQ; this is translated from the exons ATGCCGGGACTGCTGCTCGGAGATGTATTTCCTGATTTCGAGGCAGAGACCACCACTGGCAAAATTAAACTCCACGAGTTTCTGGGTGATTC ATGGGCAGTCTTGTTCTCCCACCCCAGAGACTACACCCCCGTGTGCACCACAGAGCTGGGTCGAGCTGCCAGGCTGCACAGCGAGTTCAGTAAACGCGGCGTCAAGATGATCGCCCTGTCCGTCGACTGCCTGGAGGATCACCATGGCTGGACCACG GACATCCTGGCCTACAACTGTGAGGAGTTTGACGGCTGCTCGCTGCCCTTTCCCATCATAGCGGACAGTCAACGGGAGCTGGCAGTGGCCCTGGGCATGCTGGACCCAGACGAGAAGGACAAAGACGGCATGCCAGTCACTGCCCGCTGT GTGTTTATCATCGGCCCAGACAAAAGGCTGAAACTGTCACTGCTCTACCCCGCCACCACAGGACGCAATTTTGATGAGATCTTGCGGGTGGTGGATTCGCTCCAGCTCACAGCAGGGAGAAAAGTGGCTACGCCCGCTGACTGGAGG CCTGGGGACTGTGTGATGGTTCCTCCGAGCATGTCTGAGGAGGAGGCCACCTCTTTGTTTCCAGCTGGCGTCTACACCAAAGACCTGCCCTCTGGCAAGAAGTACCTGCGCTACACTCCCCAGCCAGAAGCACAACAGTGA
- the fggy gene encoding FGGY carbohydrate kinase domain-containing protein, with protein MAEVYYVGVDVGTASVRAALVTRDGLLKSTAEETISIWEPQPEHYVQSSTEIWEKCCTVVKKVTQGVERKQVRGVGFDATCSLVVLDQSFQPVPVNQGGDRQSNVVMWMDHRAAEQAVRITNTGHKVLSRVGGVMSPEMQPPKLLWLKENLKESCWNKAAHFFDLPDFLSWKATGCLTRSLCTLVCKWTYCPPEGWDASFWTSIGLEDLMENNFSKLGSVTCSPGSPLGDGLTQQAAADLGLDPGTAVGASLIDAHAGGLGVIGADVKGFNLPCEDRPITSRMAMVCGTSTCHMAISEQPLFVPGVWGPCLSAMVPDLWLNEGGQSATGRLIDHMVKGHAAYTQLQEQAQQRFPFTGKNIYNYLNSHLSLMADSCSAVDLLGSGLHVWPDFHGNRSPLADPTLKGMVIGLSLSQTLDDLALLYLATVQALALGTLHILEAMKEAGHDIRTLFLCGGLSKNSLFVQIHANATGLPVVLPDQMEAVLVGAAVLGACASQDYSTIQEAMEKMAKVGKVVQPDHELRSFYERKNKVFLRLFAHQREYQALMNQR; from the exons ATGGCAGAGGTCTATTATGTTGGAGTGGACGTGGGCACCGCCAGTGTGAGGGCTGCACTGGTGACCAGAGACGGCCTGCTGAAGAGCACCGCAGAAGAGACCATCAGCATCTGGGAGCCGCAGCCTGAGCACTATGTCCAGTCCTCCACTGAGATCTGGGAGAAATGCTGCACAGTTGTCAAG AAAGTGACCCAGGGTGTGGAGAGGAAGCAGGTTCGTGGTGTTGGCTTTGATGCCACCTGCTCTCTGGTGGTTCTGGACCAAAGCTTCCAGCCTGTGCCAGTCAATCAGGGTG GTGACAGACAAAGTAACGTGGTGATGTGGATGGACCATCGTGCTGCAGAGCAGGCCGTTCGTATAACCAACACCGGCCACAAGGTCCTGAGCAGGGTGGGAGGGGTCATGTCACCTGAGATGCAGCCCCCTAAGCTGCTCTGGCTCAAAGAG AATCTCAAAGAAAGCTGCTGGAACAAAGCTGCTCACTTCTTTGACCTGCCTGACTTTCTGTCTTGGAAAGCAACAGGCTGTTTGACAAG ATCTTTATGTACTCTGGTGTGTAAATGGACGTATTGCCCTCCAGAGGGATGGGATGCCAGCTTCTGGACTAGCATTGGATTGGAGGATCTCATGGAAAATAACTTTTCCAAATTAG GCAGCGTGACGTGTTCTCCAGGGAGCCCACTGGGAGACGGCCTCActcagcaggcagcagcagatttGGGATTGGACCCAGGAACTGCAGTTGGTGCTTCTCTCATTGATGCTCATGCTGGAGGCCTAG GTGTGATAGGTGCAGATGTAAAAGGCTTTAACCTGCCATGTGAGGACCGGCCGATCACCTCACGCATGGCGATGGTCTGTGGAACATCAACCTGTCACATGGCG ATCAGCGAGCAGCCTCTGTTTGTGCCAGGAGTGTGGGGACCCTGCCTGTCTGCCATGGTGCCTGACCTGTGGCTCAACGAGGGAGGACAGAGTGCGACAGGAAGGCTG ATTGACCACATGGTGAAGGGCCACGCTGCCTACACCCAGCTCCAGGAACAGGCACAGCAGAG ATTTCCCTTTACAGGCAAGAACATCTACAACTACCTGAACAGCCACCTGAGTTTAATGGCTGACTCCTGTTCCGCTGTCGACCTGCTGGGATCCGGTCTCCACGTGTGGCCGGACTTCCACGGGAACAGATCGCCGCTGGCCGATCCCACTCTGAAGGGCATG GTGATtggactttctctctctcaaacctTAGATGACTTGGCTCTGCTGTATTTGGCCACTGTACAAGCCCTCGCT cttggTACGCTTCATATTCTGGAGGCCATGAAAGAAGCAGGACATGACATCAGAACCCTCTTCCTGTGTGGGGGGCTGAGCAAAAACTCCCTGTTTGTACAGATTCACGCCAACGCTACAG GACTGCCCGTGGTGTTGCCAGACCAGATGGAGGCCGTGTTGGTAGGAGCAGCAGTCTTGGGTGCATGTGCATCACAGGACTACAGCACTATACAG GAGGCAATGGAGAAAATGGCAAAAGTGGGGAAAGTTGTTCAGCCTGACCATGAACTCCGAAG ctTCTATGAGAGAAAGAACAAGGTGTTCCTGCGACTGTTCGCTCACCAGAGGGAGTACCAGGCCCTCATGAACCAGAGATGA